A single region of the Bos mutus isolate GX-2022 chromosome 17, NWIPB_WYAK_1.1, whole genome shotgun sequence genome encodes:
- the MBD3L1 gene encoding methyl-CpG-binding domain protein 3-like 1 yields MVKTSQRKHCDCGKVSKPKPGLNISIPLRMSSYIFKRPVTRITSHPSNEVRCYPWEETLDNPQQLYWQKRLQGLQACSSTGELLSPLDLAKALQKFAPSCPGESLPGVHTGGPNSSPMATPAWSSDLSQTVPGAGSGTPQVLCEQCLVTEEDIKNQERRVKTVRERLAIAMVADRLAGEAEKVWGQEGCPGPML; encoded by the coding sequence ATGGTGAAGACTTCACAGAGGAAGCATTGTGACTGTGGAAAAGTATCCAAACCAAAGCCTGGTTTAAACATCTCAATCCCTTTGAGGATGTCCAGTTACATATTCAAGAGACCAGTGACTAGAATCACATCCCATCCCAGCAATGAGGTCAGATGTTATCCCTGGGAGGAAACCTTGGACAACCCCCAACAGCTGTACTGGCAGAAGAGACTGCAAGGACTCCAGGCTTGCAGCAGCACAGGGGAACTGTTAAGTCCTCTGGATCTAGCCAAAGCCTTGCAAAAATTTGCACCAAGTTGTCCAGGTGAGTCCCTGCCAGGGGTACATACAGGTGGTCCAAACTCCAGCCCCATGGCCACCCCGGCGTGGTCTTCAGATTTGTCACAGACCGTTCCAGGAGCTGGTTCTGGCACCCCACAGGTCCTTTGTGAACAGTGTCTGGTAACTGAGGAGGATATCAAGAATCAGGAAAGGAGAGTGAAGACAGTAAGAGAGAGACTGGCGATAGCAATGGTTGCTGACAGACTGGCTGGCGAGGCAGAGAAAGTGTGGGGCCAAGAAGGATGCCCTGGGCCAATGCTGTGA